In one window of Reinekea forsetii DNA:
- a CDS encoding Ppx/GppA phosphatase family protein, translated as MLKISGFWRNRDEEFAAIDLGSNSFHMIIAKVSNGQLTIIDRLKESVLLGYGLDEDNALDDISQQRALDCLGRFQQRIAHLPSARVRAVGTRTLRLAVNAAPFLVRAEQTLGVGIHIVSGAEEARLVYQGVAFGIEDDHLTRLVIDIGGGSTELIVGQDFMPSTLESLGMGCVSITKRFFAHGEINKAAIKAAEIYCLQKIEPFENMFRQQTWQRAIGCSGTIKTIASILDQKSGHPAITPDGLKWLIKHCLEAKTIEALNLPGLSNDRKPVFMGGLIVLRACMQALKLNTLEASPWALREGVLFDLLGYDSISDMRERSVTELAKRFHTDAIHAQRTQRIALQLFKQVQAKMALDDRWLDYLSWACLLQEVGLDINHDQFHVHGGYIIEHSHLAGFGYDEQNRLAYLVRNQRKKPDWSILDKLPKEDVAAFVVVLQIFRLACILTRARNEFQDIGWSISVEHGALVFNAPPAWWEAQPLAAAGLAAEANLMKKGPGALTLTHPIGLSD; from the coding sequence ATGTTGAAAATTTCTGGTTTCTGGCGAAATCGCGATGAAGAGTTTGCCGCTATCGATCTGGGCTCGAACTCCTTTCATATGATCATTGCGAAGGTATCAAACGGTCAATTGACGATCATCGATCGCCTGAAGGAATCCGTTCTACTGGGTTATGGCCTCGACGAAGACAATGCCCTGGACGATATTTCGCAACAACGGGCGCTCGATTGCTTGGGCCGTTTTCAGCAACGCATTGCCCATTTGCCGTCAGCCCGAGTCCGGGCCGTCGGCACCCGGACCCTGCGTTTGGCAGTCAATGCGGCGCCCTTTTTGGTGCGAGCCGAACAGACTCTAGGGGTCGGTATTCATATCGTCTCCGGTGCCGAGGAGGCGCGTCTGGTCTATCAGGGTGTTGCCTTTGGTATTGAGGACGACCACCTAACCCGACTGGTGATCGACATAGGCGGTGGCAGTACCGAATTAATCGTCGGCCAAGATTTTATGCCTTCGACGCTGGAATCCCTGGGCATGGGTTGTGTCTCGATCACCAAACGTTTTTTTGCCCACGGCGAAATCAACAAGGCCGCCATTAAGGCCGCCGAGATCTATTGCCTACAGAAGATTGAACCATTCGAGAATATGTTTCGCCAGCAAACATGGCAACGCGCCATTGGTTGTTCCGGTACCATTAAAACCATCGCCAGCATCCTCGACCAGAAGAGCGGCCACCCGGCCATTACCCCCGACGGCTTAAAATGGCTGATAAAACATTGCCTCGAGGCGAAGACGATCGAGGCCTTGAACCTGCCCGGCCTGAGCAATGACCGTAAGCCGGTCTTCATGGGCGGCCTGATCGTGCTCCGCGCCTGCATGCAGGCGCTTAAGTTGAATACACTGGAAGCCTCGCCTTGGGCGTTGCGCGAAGGGGTGCTCTTTGATTTACTCGGCTACGACAGCATCTCGGATATGCGGGAGAGATCGGTGACCGAACTGGCCAAACGTTTTCATACCGATGCGATCCACGCCCAACGCACCCAGCGGATTGCGCTCCAGCTGTTCAAACAGGTTCAAGCAAAAATGGCTCTCGATGACCGCTGGCTGGACTACTTGAGCTGGGCTTGCCTACTGCAAGAAGTGGGTCTGGACATCAACCACGACCAGTTCCATGTGCACGGCGGCTATATTATCGAACACAGCCACCTGGCCGGCTTTGGCTATGATGAACAAAATCGTCTCGCCTACCTAGTGCGCAATCAACGCAAGAAGCCGGATTGGTCGATACTCGACAAGTTGCCCAAGGAGGATGTCGCCGCCTTTGTCGTGGTGCTGCAAATATTTCGCTTGGCCTGCATCCTAACTCGGGCCCGCAATGAGTTCCAAGACATCGGCTGGTCGATCAGTGTTGAGCACGGCGCATTGGTGTTTAACGCCCCTCCAGCCTGGTGGGAAGCACAACCGTTGGCAGCGGCGGGCTTAGCCGCCGAGGCCAACCTAATGAAGAAGGGCCCGGGGGCCTTGACCCTGACTCACCCGATCGGACTGAGCGACTAG
- a CDS encoding gamma carbonic anhydrase family protein, protein MTIHTFSGKQPQLGERVFISPAGYVLGDVTLGNDCSVWPGAVIRGDMQRIQVGQRTSVQDGAVLHITHASAYHPEGFPLTIGNDVTIGHQACLHGCSIGNEVLIGIGATVLDGAQIEDRVILAAGALVPPGKVLVSGFLYKGSPAAAARALSDAELDYFRYTAGNYVKLKDQYISEGLGES, encoded by the coding sequence TTGACGATACATACCTTTTCTGGCAAACAGCCGCAGTTGGGCGAGCGCGTGTTTATCAGTCCGGCCGGTTATGTGCTCGGCGATGTCACCCTCGGCAACGACTGCTCAGTCTGGCCCGGGGCCGTAATTCGTGGCGATATGCAGCGCATTCAGGTCGGTCAACGGACGTCGGTACAGGACGGCGCGGTGTTGCACATCACCCATGCCAGTGCCTACCACCCCGAAGGCTTTCCATTGACCATCGGCAATGATGTGACCATCGGGCATCAGGCCTGCCTGCATGGCTGCAGCATTGGTAATGAAGTTCTGATCGGCATCGGTGCGACTGTTCTGGACGGTGCCCAGATTGAAGATCGGGTTATCTTGGCCGCCGGCGCCTTGGTGCCCCCGGGCAAGGTCTTGGTGTCCGGCTTTCTCTATAAGGGCAGTCCCGCGGCCGCGGCGCGCGCCTTAAGCGATGCCGAACTGGACTACTTCCGATACACGGCCGGTAATTACGTTAAATTAAAGGATCAATATATCAGCGAGGGGCTTGGTGAGTCGTAA
- a CDS encoding PA3496 family putative envelope integrity protein, which translates to MTSNLFKLELSNIEDSGLHKPADGSANKRNDNHRRLAARRAIEDHLEQQRLRNEHQDADLEVY; encoded by the coding sequence ATGACTAGCAACCTTTTTAAACTAGAGCTCTCCAACATTGAAGATTCAGGGCTGCACAAGCCAGCAGATGGCAGTGCAAATAAGCGTAATGACAATCACCGACGTTTAGCGGCACGACGCGCGATTGAAGATCACTTAGAGCAGCAGCGTTTGCGAAACGAACATCAAGACGCCGATTTGGAAGTCTATTAG
- a CDS encoding EAL domain-containing protein, producing the protein MVTDSETLHHRRAQILLRNGRYFWWSTLLVSVACGVFQLFNDLPQIGQWSAGAVSMLALCALSTNVYCQRRLDAAPLWSPVPIVTLLISVNALLWAAIAQQGGLCLTLAIAEGGLASLFLYSHGRLVAITDGAIGLIPIPFLFQADDPLLIQVHLPLMALFSLAAALGHQLAMRNIRQELESQRLTQLLTENQSDLLNRFNQRTHDVEQINHRLSREVQLRKEVNQALTQSEAQLNLAMAASGLGFWDWDLLLHRVYHSDTAQFFGNSDTLNGKEFVLTDYVLPEDMPLVRKALKQHLRGETDYYQARYRVQLPHKRQQRWIEDIGKVTERNHLGRPARMIGTRRDISQDMQLQEDLTLSSSLFNNSTEGVFMLDVQQRLRTCNRMFCQIFAQSQGDWVGQPLVQMIHTEQAQSISMQLGSQGHYRGEIIAIRGQNQPFPLSINLTAIRRADASLCHYLGICRDLSANQRTKNKSSDRTDFDSLTGLFNRDYFQRVLRQFQDHEHLLQDHYAVCVLNLDRFKSVNESFGVEIGDQLLKDLAARLNDFAEPIHQVARLSSDEFALIIEYQGNQDRLLTSLADLQVAITRPFLVTEHELIVTASIGVCIVKDGNVRQLLNHAIAAMNQARYQGGNNAQFFHQRLATQPVARMQMEKAMRSAITQNEFSVNYQPKLNLRTGRIDSVEALARWIHPENGLIDPQDFIPLAEETGLIAAIGEQVLNKACLDAAEWREQNLGEISISVNISGHQVRRDDLYDVVHNALCQSGLPAVYLELELTESMLMEDIHHAQEFLNRLRSLGVRLALDDFGTGYSSLSYLKRLPIDTLKIDKSFVAEARQGAPSPIVEAILAMADSLKLKVVAEGVETKEQLSYLERLGCDYAQGYLISHALPTAEVLTLIRHTNLDTLSQAGDSLH; encoded by the coding sequence ATGGTCACTGACAGCGAAACGCTTCACCACCGACGTGCACAAATTTTACTGCGCAATGGCCGCTATTTTTGGTGGTCGACGCTGTTGGTCAGCGTGGCTTGTGGGGTCTTTCAACTGTTCAATGACTTACCGCAAATCGGTCAGTGGAGCGCCGGTGCTGTGTCCATGCTGGCCCTATGCGCCTTGTCGACCAACGTCTATTGTCAACGACGGTTGGACGCTGCTCCGCTGTGGAGCCCAGTACCTATCGTCACGCTACTGATCTCGGTCAATGCGCTGTTGTGGGCCGCAATTGCCCAACAGGGTGGTCTCTGTTTGACGCTGGCCATTGCCGAGGGCGGCCTGGCGAGTCTATTCCTCTATTCTCACGGCCGCTTAGTGGCGATTACCGATGGCGCCATTGGTCTGATCCCGATTCCGTTCTTATTTCAGGCCGATGACCCCCTCCTGATACAGGTGCACCTGCCGCTGATGGCACTCTTTAGCCTTGCGGCCGCGCTAGGCCACCAGCTGGCCATGCGCAATATTCGCCAAGAGCTGGAGTCGCAGCGTCTAACCCAACTCTTGACCGAAAATCAGAGCGATTTACTCAACCGATTCAACCAGCGCACCCATGACGTCGAACAGATTAATCACCGCCTAAGTCGAGAAGTTCAACTGCGCAAGGAAGTCAATCAAGCGCTGACCCAGAGTGAGGCGCAGCTTAATCTGGCCATGGCGGCCTCGGGGCTAGGCTTTTGGGACTGGGATCTGTTGCTGCACCGGGTTTATCATTCCGATACCGCGCAATTTTTTGGCAATAGCGACACCCTCAATGGCAAGGAATTTGTCCTAACCGACTATGTCCTGCCTGAGGACATGCCACTTGTCCGCAAGGCGTTGAAGCAGCATCTGCGCGGCGAGACCGACTATTATCAGGCCCGATATAGGGTCCAACTGCCACATAAACGACAGCAGCGTTGGATCGAAGACATCGGCAAGGTTACTGAACGCAACCACCTAGGTCGGCCCGCCCGGATGATCGGGACGCGCCGAGACATCAGCCAAGATATGCAACTGCAGGAAGACCTCACCCTGTCATCGAGCCTGTTTAACAACAGCACCGAAGGGGTCTTTATGCTCGATGTGCAGCAGCGGCTACGCACATGCAATAGGATGTTTTGCCAGATTTTTGCGCAGTCGCAGGGTGACTGGGTAGGTCAGCCCCTAGTGCAAATGATTCACACCGAGCAGGCCCAGAGTATATCCATGCAGCTTGGGTCTCAGGGTCACTATCGCGGCGAAATAATAGCGATCCGCGGTCAGAACCAGCCCTTTCCCCTATCGATCAATCTGACCGCCATTCGCCGCGCCGATGCCAGCCTATGCCATTATCTCGGTATTTGTCGGGATCTATCCGCAAACCAGCGCACCAAAAATAAGAGTTCCGATCGCACCGATTTCGACAGCCTGACCGGCTTATTCAATCGAGATTATTTCCAGCGCGTGTTGCGTCAGTTCCAAGACCATGAGCATCTACTACAGGACCATTATGCGGTCTGCGTATTAAACCTGGACCGATTTAAATCGGTCAATGAAAGTTTCGGCGTGGAGATTGGGGACCAACTGTTAAAGGATTTGGCCGCGCGGTTGAACGATTTTGCCGAACCGATACATCAGGTCGCGCGTCTGTCGAGCGATGAGTTTGCTCTAATCATCGAGTACCAAGGCAACCAAGACAGGCTTTTAACCAGCTTGGCCGATTTACAGGTCGCCATCACCCGCCCCTTTTTGGTGACTGAGCATGAGTTGATCGTCACCGCCAGTATCGGGGTCTGCATTGTCAAGGACGGCAACGTGCGCCAACTGCTTAATCACGCCATTGCCGCGATGAACCAAGCGCGCTACCAGGGTGGCAATAATGCCCAATTCTTTCACCAGCGCTTAGCGACCCAGCCAGTGGCACGGATGCAGATGGAAAAAGCCATGCGTAGCGCCATCACCCAAAATGAATTCTCGGTTAACTATCAACCTAAGCTGAACCTCCGCACCGGCCGGATCGATTCGGTTGAGGCCCTGGCACGCTGGATACACCCTGAGAATGGCCTGATCGATCCACAGGACTTCATTCCGCTGGCAGAGGAAACCGGATTGATTGCCGCCATCGGCGAGCAGGTGCTTAATAAGGCATGTTTGGACGCCGCCGAGTGGCGTGAACAGAATCTGGGCGAGATCTCAATTTCAGTCAATATTTCGGGCCATCAGGTTCGGCGCGACGACCTATATGACGTGGTCCACAATGCGCTATGCCAATCTGGGCTGCCGGCGGTCTATCTGGAATTGGAACTCACCGAGAGTATGTTGATGGAAGACATTCATCATGCGCAAGAATTTTTGAACCGGTTGCGCTCACTCGGTGTTCGCCTGGCATTGGACGATTTTGGTACCGGTTATTCTTCCCTGAGTTACCTAAAACGCCTGCCAATTGATACCCTGAAGATCGATAAATCCTTTGTCGCCGAAGCACGCCAAGGCGCGCCCAGCCCGATCGTCGAGGCCATATTAGCGATGGCCGACAGTCTCAAGCTGAAGGTCGTCGCTGAAGGGGTGGAAACCAAGGAGCAGCTGTCCTACTTAGAACGGCTCGGCTGTGACTATGCCCAAGGTTATCTGATCAGCCATGCCTTACCCACTGCCGAGGTGCTAACGCTAATTCGCCACACCAATCTGGACACCCTGTCCCAAGCTGGCGACTCGCTCCATTAA
- the uvrD gene encoding DNA helicase II, whose protein sequence is MTSLQLDLLNPQQHAAVTSESQHLLVLAGAGSGKTRVLTHRIGWLVAAGLASPFSVLAVTFTNKAAKEMKSRIEALLETPAHSLWVGTFHGLAHRLLKAHWQQAKLPQNFQVMDSDDQLRLVKRIISELNISDERIVPKQVQWFINGQKDEGRRAAYVMSHGDWYEDTLKEIYTRYEAICQLSGLVDFGELLLRAHELWLNQPSVLEHYQTRFSHILVDEFQDINEIQYAWLRVLAGDRLSLTIVGDDDQSIYGWRGAKVENIQTFDVDFEGAEVVRLEQNYRSTATILEAANTVIGNNQGRLGKDLWTDGDKGEPIRLYAGFNEQDEARYIADEMNRLIEAGTNPTDIALLYRSNAQSRVLEEALIHLQVPYRIYGGVRFYERLEIRNSVAYLRLILNQQDDASMERIMNVPPRGIGNKTLETLRILAREQGCSLWQAAQMALDNKVLATRAANALVDFIKLIVDLTETVLEQDDLGAMVKLVNDASGMIEYHEKEKGEKGRTRVENLNELISAAQSYTTEIDFSAPAERLAQFISEASLDAGDNQADEFEDSVNLMTLHSAKGLEFDYVFLAGLEENLFPHKMSLSDAGGIQEERRLAYVGITRARTLLTLTYAESRRLYGNETFNTLSRFVREIPDTLLHEVRLRSTVSRPVNFGLQQDMAIGDAGLSIGQRVNHPMFGEGIIVNAEGGGAQTRVLVAFDDGKERMLMLQYANLQAV, encoded by the coding sequence ATGACCTCCTTGCAGCTCGACTTGCTCAACCCACAACAACACGCCGCCGTGACCAGCGAGAGCCAACATCTATTGGTGCTGGCCGGAGCGGGTTCCGGTAAAACGCGGGTATTGACTCACCGTATCGGTTGGTTGGTTGCGGCGGGTCTGGCGTCGCCCTTTAGTGTTCTGGCGGTGACCTTTACCAATAAGGCCGCCAAAGAGATGAAGAGCCGGATCGAGGCCCTCTTAGAGACTCCGGCCCACAGCCTATGGGTCGGCACCTTTCACGGCCTGGCGCATCGGCTGTTAAAGGCGCACTGGCAACAGGCTAAGTTGCCGCAAAACTTTCAGGTGATGGACAGCGACGATCAGCTGCGGCTGGTCAAACGTATTATCAGCGAATTGAACATCAGTGATGAACGGATTGTGCCCAAGCAGGTGCAGTGGTTTATCAATGGCCAAAAAGATGAGGGGCGCCGCGCCGCTTATGTGATGTCGCACGGCGACTGGTATGAAGACACCCTAAAAGAAATTTACACCCGCTATGAGGCGATCTGCCAGCTCAGCGGTTTGGTCGATTTTGGTGAGTTGCTGCTGCGTGCGCATGAGTTATGGCTCAATCAGCCCTCGGTCTTGGAGCACTACCAGACTCGCTTCAGCCATATTCTGGTCGACGAGTTTCAGGATATCAACGAGATCCAATACGCTTGGTTGCGGGTCTTGGCCGGCGATCGATTGAGCCTAACCATTGTCGGTGACGATGACCAATCGATCTACGGCTGGCGCGGCGCCAAGGTAGAAAATATTCAGACCTTCGATGTCGACTTTGAGGGCGCCGAAGTCGTGCGCCTAGAGCAGAACTATCGTTCGACGGCGACCATTCTCGAGGCCGCCAACACGGTAATCGGCAACAACCAGGGGCGCCTGGGCAAGGATCTATGGACCGATGGCGATAAGGGTGAACCGATCCGACTCTATGCCGGCTTTAATGAGCAGGACGAAGCGCGCTATATAGCCGATGAAATGAATCGGTTGATTGAAGCGGGAACCAACCCAACCGATATTGCCCTACTGTATCGCTCGAACGCTCAATCGCGCGTGCTCGAAGAAGCCCTGATTCACCTCCAAGTGCCCTATCGTATCTATGGCGGAGTGCGTTTCTATGAGCGGCTGGAAATCCGCAATTCGGTTGCCTATTTGCGGCTGATTCTGAACCAGCAAGACGATGCCTCGATGGAACGGATTATGAACGTGCCGCCGCGCGGGATCGGCAATAAGACGCTGGAAACCCTGCGCATCTTGGCGCGTGAGCAAGGCTGTTCACTCTGGCAGGCGGCGCAAATGGCCTTGGACAACAAGGTCCTAGCGACCCGAGCGGCCAATGCCCTAGTCGACTTTATTAAGCTGATCGTTGACTTGACCGAGACCGTGCTGGAACAGGATGATCTGGGCGCGATGGTCAAGCTGGTCAACGATGCCTCCGGGATGATCGAATACCATGAAAAAGAAAAGGGTGAAAAAGGCCGTACCCGGGTTGAGAACCTTAACGAACTGATCAGTGCCGCCCAGAGTTACACTACCGAAATCGATTTTTCAGCGCCGGCGGAACGACTGGCGCAGTTTATCAGCGAAGCGTCGCTCGATGCCGGCGACAACCAGGCCGATGAGTTTGAGGACAGCGTGAATCTGATGACCCTGCACAGCGCCAAGGGTTTGGAATTTGACTATGTGTTTCTCGCCGGGTTGGAAGAAAACCTGTTTCCGCACAAGATGTCGCTGTCCGATGCCGGGGGCATTCAGGAGGAACGTCGCCTGGCCTATGTCGGCATCACCCGTGCACGCACCCTGCTCACTCTGACCTATGCCGAGAGTCGGCGTCTCTATGGTAATGAAACCTTTAACACCTTGTCGCGTTTTGTTCGGGAGATACCCGACACTTTGCTGCACGAGGTGCGCCTGCGTTCCACCGTGTCGCGGCCGGTCAACTTTGGCCTGCAGCAGGACATGGCGATCGGCGACGCCGGTCTGTCGATCGGGCAACGGGTCAATCACCCGATGTTTGGCGAGGGCATTATCGTCAATGCCGAGGGCGGTGGCGCCCAGACCCGCGTATTGGTCGCCTTTGACGATGGCAAGGAGCGCATGCTGATGCTCCAGTATGCCAACTTGCAAGCGGTTTAA
- a CDS encoding DNA-deoxyinosine glycosylase, which yields MALVESFSVIQGVAPRILVLGSMPGIASLQQQAYYAHPRNAFWPIMASYFQFDAQQPYAARLSHLTDRGIALWDVLQRCERAGSLDSAIKAESMVANRIDLWLQQTPSVVAVFCNGAKAGQLLQRYYPTLAAEGLSIETLPSTSPAHAALPLATKMQRWHQSLQQCIGPSYD from the coding sequence ATGGCCTTGGTGGAATCGTTTAGTGTCATACAGGGAGTGGCGCCGAGGATCTTGGTGCTTGGCTCGATGCCCGGCATCGCATCGTTGCAGCAACAGGCTTACTATGCTCATCCGCGCAATGCCTTCTGGCCGATTATGGCCAGTTACTTTCAGTTCGATGCCCAGCAACCCTACGCCGCACGCTTAAGCCATCTGACCGATCGGGGTATTGCCCTATGGGATGTCTTGCAGCGTTGTGAACGTGCCGGCAGCCTGGACAGTGCAATTAAGGCCGAGTCGATGGTGGCCAATCGGATCGACCTTTGGCTGCAGCAAACTCCGAGCGTGGTGGCGGTGTTCTGTAATGGCGCTAAGGCCGGCCAGTTGTTGCAGCGCTATTATCCAACCCTAGCGGCCGAGGGTCTCAGTATTGAGACGCTGCCCTCGACCAGCCCAGCCCATGCCGCCCTGCCGCTGGCCACTAAAATGCAACGCTGGCATCAGAGCTTGCAACAGTGCATTGGGCCATCCTACGACTAG
- a CDS encoding DUF3461 family protein, with protein MYPNLTAIGITNPDAVEKYTVRTEGHFDVLKVYYNREKGDLFARSEKFKYPRQHKRVKVDSGTGAYNDTTEISTTLRYVIEELDQVAKQESIPELDLKKKILQDLRHLEKVVQSKIAEIEANLERL; from the coding sequence ATGTATCCAAACCTAACTGCCATCGGAATAACCAATCCTGACGCGGTCGAAAAATATACGGTTCGTACCGAGGGTCATTTCGATGTCCTCAAGGTTTACTATAACCGTGAAAAAGGCGATCTGTTTGCGCGCAGTGAGAAGTTCAAATACCCGCGGCAACACAAGCGCGTTAAGGTAGACAGCGGCACCGGCGCATACAACGACACGACCGAAATCTCCACGACCCTGCGCTATGTGATCGAAGAGCTGGATCAGGTTGCTAAACAGGAATCGATCCCAGAGCTGGATCTGAAGAAGAAAATATTACAAGACTTGCGCCATTTGGAGAAGGTTGTGCAGTCTAAAATTGCTGAAATTGAAGCAAACCTAGAACGCCTGTAG
- a CDS encoding AEC family transporter — MLSLLLFSLQITLPIAILVLLGTLFKRIGWIDEPFNQSASKLVFNVALPSLLFVNILKAESGKTIDWTIIGFGVAFTLAAFFMLSLLSHWVTGIREERGVFVQGAFRGNMGIVGLGFCLSAFGADGATLASVYLAVLSLVYNILSVITLNRWAPQSGNANVVVASLKSLARNPLIIAILAASALRLSGIGVPDFILVSGEYLAQMTLPLALLSIGASLSWSGFLTGGKVTAYASALKLILIPYSAAVLGYLVGFRGMELGVMYLMMATPTAAASYMMVRAMGGNASLAASIIAMTTVASLFTTSFGLVAMKALQWI; from the coding sequence GTGCTGTCACTGTTGTTATTTTCGCTGCAAATCACCCTGCCCATTGCGATCTTGGTCTTATTAGGCACCCTTTTTAAACGCATCGGTTGGATTGACGAACCCTTTAACCAGTCGGCATCGAAGCTGGTGTTTAATGTTGCCCTACCGTCGCTGCTATTTGTCAATATTCTCAAAGCCGAGTCGGGCAAAACCATCGATTGGACCATTATTGGCTTTGGCGTGGCGTTCACCCTAGCCGCTTTTTTTATGCTGTCACTATTGAGCCATTGGGTTACCGGGATCCGAGAGGAACGCGGAGTCTTCGTCCAGGGCGCCTTCCGCGGCAATATGGGTATTGTCGGCCTGGGTTTTTGCTTGAGTGCTTTCGGTGCAGACGGCGCCACCTTGGCGTCGGTTTATCTGGCGGTGTTATCGCTGGTCTATAACATCCTGTCGGTGATCACCCTGAATCGTTGGGCGCCGCAATCGGGCAACGCCAATGTGGTGGTTGCGTCGCTCAAAAGTTTGGCCAGAAATCCATTGATCATTGCCATACTCGCAGCAAGTGCGTTGCGCCTATCGGGTATTGGCGTGCCCGACTTCATTCTCGTTTCGGGCGAATATTTGGCCCAGATGACCCTGCCGTTGGCGTTGCTGAGCATCGGCGCCAGCCTATCTTGGTCGGGCTTTTTAACGGGGGGCAAGGTGACGGCCTATGCCTCGGCGCTAAAGCTGATTCTGATACCCTATTCGGCCGCCGTGTTGGGCTATCTAGTTGGTTTTCGTGGCATGGAGTTGGGCGTGATGTATCTGATGATGGCCACCCCGACTGCGGCGGCCAGCTATATGATGGTCCGCGCCATGGGCGGTAACGCCAGCCTGGCTGCGAGCATTATTGCCATGACCACCGTCGCCAGCCTTTTTACGACCAGCTTTGGCCTAGTGGCGATGAAGGCGCTGCAGTGGATCTAA
- a CDS encoding ExeA family protein, which produces MYLKHFGFERHPFRMAPEEDFLYMSRQHSRAFVFMDSAIWSPEGFVVISGEIGSGKTTLLKKMISDVKEEVQLFQIAYTNLRGDDLFQTLLHQAGISLADATKVNIVFALNDHLRQLADKGIPVLLAIDEAQNLSYENLEDIRMLAGMESSQGPILRVILLGQPELSDHIAAIPQLSQRVKLFFHLEGLSLDDTERYIQHRLRIAGMERVELFPHNIIERVHQYSAGIPRLVNKISDGLLLCAFAEERTHLITADIDAIKNELGVSSVAMAQPQVAPPKPADSIGQTSRSALERIAAALESIDEQLTALIGDEAGSDSVRPEVTMLKSARALGEPKGDR; this is translated from the coding sequence ATGTATTTAAAGCACTTTGGTTTCGAACGCCATCCTTTTCGCATGGCGCCAGAAGAGGATTTTCTCTACATGTCCCGGCAACATTCCCGGGCTTTTGTGTTTATGGATTCGGCCATCTGGAGCCCGGAAGGCTTTGTGGTGATCAGCGGGGAGATTGGCTCGGGCAAGACCACCCTATTGAAAAAAATGATCTCCGATGTAAAAGAAGAGGTGCAACTCTTCCAAATTGCCTATACCAACTTGCGGGGCGATGATCTGTTTCAGACGCTTCTGCATCAGGCCGGTATCAGCTTGGCTGACGCGACCAAGGTTAATATCGTCTTTGCCCTTAATGATCACTTGCGGCAATTAGCCGATAAGGGCATCCCCGTTTTACTGGCGATCGATGAGGCGCAAAATCTCAGTTATGAAAACCTCGAAGACATTCGCATGTTGGCTGGTATGGAGAGCTCACAGGGGCCGATTTTGCGAGTGATCTTGCTCGGTCAACCGGAATTGTCTGACCATATTGCTGCCATTCCACAACTCAGTCAGCGGGTAAAACTGTTCTTTCACTTGGAAGGTCTGTCGCTCGACGATACCGAGCGCTATATCCAGCATCGCCTGCGCATCGCCGGCATGGAGCGGGTCGAGTTGTTTCCGCACAACATTATCGAGCGGGTGCACCAATATTCCGCGGGCATCCCCCGCCTGGTCAACAAAATCAGCGATGGCCTCTTGCTGTGTGCCTTTGCCGAAGAGCGAACGCACCTGATAACGGCCGACATCGACGCCATCAAAAATGAGCTAGGGGTGTCGAGCGTCGCCATGGCGCAGCCCCAGGTCGCGCCACCGAAGCCCGCCGATTCGATCGGTCAGACGTCTAGGTCGGCCTTGGAACGGATCGCCGCCGCGCTGGAGTCAATCGATGAGCAGCTAACGGCCTTGATCGGCGATGAGGCCGGCTCAGATTCGGTCAGGCCTGAGGTCACTATGTTAAAATCCGCGCGCGCGCTGGGTGAACCAAAGGGCGATCGTTAG